The proteins below come from a single Nocardioides eburneiflavus genomic window:
- a CDS encoding HAD-IIA family hydrolase has translation MHDTMDENGPVTESRSVRTWLTDMDGVLVREEDPIPGAKEFIAALREHDVPFLVLTNNSIFTPRDLRVRLLRSSGIDVPEESIWTSALATAQFLDDQRPGGSAYVVGESGLTAAVHDIGYVMTDRDPDYVVLGETRTYSFEAITRAIRLIAGGARFIATNPDPSGPSAQGMLPATGSVAALISTATGRQPYYIGKPNPLMMRSALNRLEAHSETTVMIGDRMDTDIISGLEAGMRTILVATGATERHQVEDFPYRPTRVVESIADVVPFVSRMSMPEDA, from the coding sequence ATGCACGACACGATGGACGAGAATGGCCCCGTGACTGAATCCCGCTCCGTCCGCACCTGGCTCACCGACATGGACGGGGTCCTGGTGCGCGAGGAGGACCCGATCCCGGGCGCGAAGGAGTTCATCGCCGCCCTGCGCGAGCACGACGTGCCGTTCCTGGTGCTGACCAACAACTCGATCTTCACCCCGCGCGACCTGCGGGTGCGGCTGCTGCGCAGCAGCGGCATCGACGTGCCCGAGGAGTCGATCTGGACCTCGGCACTGGCGACCGCGCAGTTCCTCGACGACCAGCGCCCCGGCGGCTCGGCCTACGTCGTCGGCGAGAGCGGCCTGACCGCGGCGGTCCACGACATCGGCTACGTGATGACCGACCGGGACCCCGACTACGTCGTGCTCGGCGAGACCCGTACGTACTCCTTCGAGGCCATCACCCGCGCCATCCGCCTCATCGCGGGCGGCGCCCGCTTCATCGCCACCAACCCCGACCCGAGCGGTCCGAGCGCGCAGGGGATGCTTCCCGCGACGGGGTCGGTCGCCGCGCTCATCAGCACCGCCACGGGACGCCAGCCCTACTACATCGGCAAGCCCAACCCGCTGATGATGCGCAGCGCGCTCAACCGGCTCGAGGCCCACTCCGAGACGACGGTGATGATCGGCGACCGGATGGACACCGACATCATCAGCGGACTCGAGGCCGGGATGCGCACCATCCTCGTGGCCACGGGCGCCACGGAGCGGCACCAGGTCGAGGACTTCCCCTACCGCCCGACGCGGGTGGTGGAGTCCATCGCGGACGTCGTCCCGTTCGTCAGCCGGATGTCGATGCCCGAGGACGCCTGA
- a CDS encoding fused MFS/spermidine synthase, with the protein MADDAAHGHGLSAWVAGALVFGSSAAVLVVELVALRLLAPHYGLTLETNTLVIGMALTAIAAGTWAGGWTADRVAPQPLLGPLLGISGAAVALTPAVVRGAAASGDAGLLLLAATLSILVPGVLLSAVSPVVIKLRLTSLAETGTVVGHLSGLGTVGAIVGTVATGFVLVSRVPVSGILVGLGVVLLVTSVLVQVAGRRGRGDAVLGLVVALAGLGAAAAPSGCDVETTYHCLAVAADPDRPDGRVLVLDGLRHSYVDLDDPTHLDFAYVQAMASVLDTAFPAGEPLAAHHLGAGGLTLPRYLAATRPGTTSTVSEIDAGVVAADLELLGSLPDGVDVDVEDGRLAIDDLGPGTLDLVVGDAFGGVSVPWHLATVEALAGIGRSLAGDGVYVANIIDHGPLDFARAYVRTSGEVFDEVVLLAAPDVLAGDDGGNLVLVASDEPVDLDAVTASFAGRDLGWSTMSGDELAAWSADAPVLTDDYAPVDQLLTPYGR; encoded by the coding sequence ATGGCGGACGACGCGGCGCACGGGCACGGGTTGTCGGCGTGGGTCGCGGGCGCGCTGGTGTTCGGCTCGTCGGCGGCCGTGCTGGTGGTCGAGCTGGTGGCCCTCCGACTGCTCGCGCCGCACTACGGGCTGACCCTCGAGACCAACACGCTGGTCATCGGGATGGCCCTCACCGCCATCGCAGCCGGCACGTGGGCCGGCGGGTGGACCGCGGACCGGGTCGCGCCGCAGCCGCTGCTCGGGCCGCTCCTCGGGATCTCGGGTGCCGCCGTGGCGCTGACGCCCGCCGTCGTACGCGGGGCGGCCGCCTCGGGCGACGCCGGCCTGCTCCTCCTCGCGGCCACCCTGTCGATCCTCGTGCCGGGCGTGCTGCTGTCGGCGGTCAGCCCGGTGGTCATCAAGCTGCGGCTCACCAGCCTCGCCGAGACCGGCACCGTCGTGGGGCACCTGTCGGGGCTCGGCACCGTGGGGGCGATCGTCGGCACCGTGGCGACCGGCTTCGTGCTCGTCTCGCGGGTGCCGGTCAGCGGCATCCTCGTGGGTCTCGGCGTCGTGCTGCTGGTGACGTCGGTGCTGGTCCAGGTCGCGGGGCGACGCGGGCGCGGTGACGCGGTGCTCGGCCTCGTGGTGGCGCTCGCCGGGCTCGGCGCGGCCGCCGCGCCGAGCGGGTGTGACGTGGAGACGACCTACCACTGCCTCGCGGTCGCCGCGGACCCCGACCGGCCCGACGGCCGGGTCCTGGTGCTCGACGGGCTGCGGCACTCCTACGTCGACCTCGACGACCCCACCCACCTCGACTTCGCCTACGTCCAGGCGATGGCGTCGGTGCTCGACACCGCCTTCCCGGCCGGCGAGCCGCTCGCCGCGCACCACCTCGGTGCGGGCGGGCTGACGCTGCCGCGATACCTCGCCGCGACCCGGCCGGGCACCACGAGCACGGTCTCCGAGATCGACGCCGGCGTCGTCGCGGCGGACCTGGAGCTGCTCGGCTCCCTCCCCGACGGGGTCGACGTCGACGTCGAGGACGGCCGCCTTGCCATCGACGACCTCGGCCCCGGCACCCTCGACCTGGTCGTCGGCGATGCGTTCGGCGGCGTCAGCGTCCCGTGGCACCTCGCCACGGTCGAGGCGCTCGCGGGGATCGGGCGGAGCCTGGCCGGAGACGGTGTCTACGTCGCCAACATCATCGACCACGGCCCGCTCGACTTCGCCCGCGCCTACGTCCGCACGTCGGGGGAGGTGTTCGACGAGGTGGTCCTGCTGGCCGCGCCGGACGTGCTGGCCGGCGACGACGGTGGCAACCTCGTGCTGGTCGCCTCCGACGAGCCGGTCGACCTCGACGCTGTGACGGCGTCGTTCGCGGGGCGCGACCTGGGCTGGAGCACGATGTCCGGCGACGAGCTGGCCGCGTGGTCGGCGGACGCGCCGGTGCTGACCGACGACTACGCGCCGGTCGACCAGCTGCTCACGCCGTACGGGCGCTGA
- a CDS encoding GlsB/YeaQ/YmgE family stress response membrane protein gives MFGIIGFLVAGLIIGALARLIKPGRQNLGLLATLGLGIVGSVIGGLLASMIGTGDIGELNVLGFIFAVIAAVLLIGVAESVAGRNKTAA, from the coding sequence ATGTTCGGAATCATCGGCTTCCTCGTCGCCGGCCTCATCATCGGCGCCCTCGCCCGGCTCATCAAGCCCGGTCGTCAGAACCTCGGCCTCCTCGCCACCCTCGGCCTCGGCATCGTCGGCTCCGTGATCGGCGGGCTGCTCGCCTCCATGATCGGGACGGGCGACATCGGCGAGCTCAACGTCCTCGGCTTCATCTTCGCGGTCATCGCTGCCGTCCTGCTCATCGGCGTGGCCGAGTCGGTCGCGGGCAGGAACAAGACCGCCGCCTGA
- a CDS encoding MMPL family transporter, whose translation MAELLYRIGRLAARRHWTVVGAWLALLAVTAVTYVSFAGVLSSSISLPDTPTTQVSQQLQDDFEGTGAGNGSIVAETTDGEAFTAEQERALVDLFDRIAEVDGIEDVTDPFATQARVDESAEQVADGQQQLEDGLAQLDGAQAQIDAGRDALEQQRQEAREAGTLAAVRSQLEAAEQQLDDGQAELDRQRARVEEQQPRLEVGATLSGLSSGFRTVSEDGSAAVATVVFSLPVNEVEVETKTAIEDLVADSEVDGVDVHPSQEIAQTVPSILGPGEIAGVVIAALVLAVMLGTLVGAALPLVTALLGVGVASLASLSFSGVVQFVSVTPVLGVMLGLAVGIDYSLFIINRHRRQLKQGAGLQESIGLANGTSGNAVVFAGVTVIVALLALNVTGVGFLGLMGTVGAVAVLVAILMAVTLTPAILSLVGTRILRRRERERLAAGERADDDAITEHDRPMDTGRAWAVLGFGIAALLVVAAPATQMRLGLPDGSTQPPDSSGFRAYEVQAEKFGDGFNGPLLVVADLPAPVGGEDELLAEQAAIGTAIDELGDVVAVVPIGASTDRTSLAFQVVPDRWPSSESTEALVHQLRELTPQTVAGGEATLGVAGNASANIDISGQLADVLPTYLALVVGLSLLILVVVFRSILVPLTATLGFVLSLLAAFGGITAIFQLGFLADLFGVHAPGPVLSFLPIIATGILFGLAMDYQLFLVSGMREAYAHGAPARVAVQHGLHAGRAVVTAAAIIMISVFAGFVFSHDATIKPIGFGLAFGVLLDAFVVRMLLIPAAMHLLGEKAWWLPRWLDRILPDVDVEGARLERSHPVR comes from the coding sequence ATGGCTGAGCTCCTCTACCGCATCGGTCGCCTCGCGGCCCGCCGCCACTGGACCGTGGTCGGCGCCTGGCTGGCCCTCCTCGCCGTCACGGCGGTGACGTACGTGTCGTTCGCCGGCGTCCTGTCGTCGTCGATCTCGCTGCCGGACACCCCGACCACGCAGGTCTCCCAGCAGCTGCAGGACGACTTCGAGGGCACCGGCGCCGGCAACGGCTCGATCGTCGCCGAGACCACCGACGGCGAGGCGTTCACCGCCGAGCAGGAGCGGGCCCTTGTCGACCTGTTCGACCGGATCGCCGAGGTCGACGGCATCGAGGACGTCACCGACCCGTTCGCGACCCAGGCCCGGGTCGACGAGTCGGCCGAGCAGGTGGCGGACGGCCAGCAGCAGCTCGAGGACGGGCTCGCCCAGCTCGACGGCGCGCAGGCGCAGATCGACGCTGGCCGCGACGCGCTCGAGCAGCAGCGCCAGGAGGCTCGCGAGGCCGGCACCCTCGCGGCCGTACGCTCCCAGCTCGAGGCCGCCGAGCAGCAGCTCGACGACGGTCAGGCCGAGCTCGACCGCCAGCGCGCCCGGGTCGAGGAGCAGCAGCCCCGGCTCGAGGTGGGTGCCACGCTGTCCGGGCTGTCGTCGGGGTTCCGCACGGTCTCCGAGGACGGCTCCGCCGCGGTGGCCACCGTGGTCTTCTCGCTGCCGGTCAACGAGGTCGAGGTCGAGACCAAGACCGCGATCGAGGACCTCGTCGCCGACTCGGAGGTCGACGGCGTCGACGTCCACCCGTCCCAGGAGATCGCCCAGACGGTCCCCTCGATCCTCGGGCCGGGTGAGATCGCGGGCGTCGTGATCGCGGCGCTCGTGCTCGCCGTCATGCTCGGCACCCTCGTCGGCGCGGCGCTCCCTCTCGTCACGGCACTGCTCGGCGTCGGGGTCGCGTCGCTGGCCTCGCTCTCGTTCTCGGGCGTGGTCCAGTTCGTCTCGGTCACGCCGGTCCTCGGGGTGATGCTCGGCCTGGCGGTGGGCATCGACTACTCCCTCTTCATCATCAACCGCCATCGTCGCCAGCTGAAGCAGGGCGCCGGGCTCCAGGAGTCGATCGGGCTCGCCAACGGCACCTCGGGCAACGCGGTCGTCTTCGCCGGCGTCACGGTGATCGTCGCGCTGCTGGCCCTCAACGTGACCGGCGTCGGGTTCCTCGGCCTGATGGGCACGGTCGGCGCGGTCGCCGTCCTCGTCGCGATCCTGATGGCCGTCACCCTGACGCCGGCGATCCTCTCGCTGGTCGGCACGAGGATCCTGCGGCGCCGCGAGCGGGAGCGGCTCGCCGCCGGCGAGCGTGCCGACGACGACGCGATCACCGAGCATGACCGGCCGATGGACACCGGCAGGGCCTGGGCGGTCCTCGGCTTCGGCATCGCGGCCCTGCTGGTCGTCGCCGCCCCGGCGACCCAGATGCGGCTCGGCCTGCCCGACGGCTCGACCCAGCCGCCGGACTCCTCCGGCTTCCGGGCCTACGAGGTGCAGGCGGAGAAGTTCGGCGACGGCTTCAACGGGCCCCTGCTCGTCGTGGCCGACCTGCCCGCGCCCGTCGGCGGTGAGGACGAGCTCCTCGCCGAGCAGGCCGCCATCGGCACGGCCATCGACGAGCTCGGCGACGTCGTGGCCGTGGTGCCGATCGGCGCGTCCACGGACCGCACGTCCCTCGCCTTCCAGGTCGTGCCCGACCGGTGGCCCTCCAGCGAGTCGACGGAGGCGCTCGTCCACCAGCTGCGCGAGCTCACCCCGCAGACCGTCGCCGGCGGTGAGGCGACCCTCGGCGTGGCCGGCAACGCGAGCGCCAACATCGACATCTCCGGCCAGCTCGCCGACGTGCTGCCGACCTATCTCGCGCTGGTCGTCGGGCTCTCGCTGCTGATCCTGGTCGTGGTGTTCCGCTCGATCCTCGTGCCGCTCACCGCCACGCTCGGCTTCGTGCTGTCGCTGCTCGCGGCCTTCGGCGGCATCACCGCGATCTTCCAGCTCGGGTTCCTCGCCGACCTGTTCGGCGTCCACGCCCCCGGACCGGTCCTGAGCTTCCTGCCGATCATCGCCACCGGCATCCTCTTCGGCCTGGCCATGGACTACCAGCTGTTCCTGGTCTCGGGGATGCGCGAGGCGTACGCCCACGGCGCGCCGGCGCGCGTCGCGGTGCAGCACGGCCTCCACGCCGGGCGCGCGGTCGTGACGGCCGCTGCGATCATCATGATCTCGGTCTTCGCCGGCTTCGTGTTCTCCCACGACGCGACGATCAAGCCCATCGGGTTCGGCCTCGCCTTCGGCGTGCTGCTCGACGCGTTCGTCGTACGGATGCTGCTGATCCCGGCCGCCATGCACCTGCTGGGCGAGAAGGCGTGGTGGCTGCCGCGCTGGCTCGACCGGATCCTGCCCGACGTGGACGTCGAGGGCGCCAGGCTGGAGCGCAGCCACCCGGTGCGGTGA
- a CDS encoding vitamin K epoxide reductase family protein: MTPHRGDSLAMSTYATTGEPQERPLAIGLLVGGLVGLVAAAVLLIERIRLAEDSGYVPTCSINPVLSCGSVMESAQASLLGFPNPVIGVAAFPVVIATGAAMLAGARLARWYWAGLQAGVTAAMVFVAWLVFQSLYRIGALCPYCMVVWAVVIPLFWYVTARNAAAGVLGSPPGGRLATGLLDWRAPLVFGTFLLVVLLVLERFWTYWSTLL, translated from the coding sequence ATGACCCCGCACCGAGGAGACTCGCTCGCCATGAGCACGTACGCCACCACCGGCGAGCCGCAGGAACGACCCCTTGCCATCGGCCTCCTCGTGGGCGGCCTCGTCGGCCTGGTCGCCGCGGCCGTGCTGCTGATCGAGCGGATCCGCCTCGCCGAGGACAGCGGCTACGTCCCGACGTGCAGCATCAACCCCGTCCTGAGCTGCGGCAGCGTGATGGAGTCCGCGCAGGCGTCGCTGCTCGGCTTCCCCAACCCGGTGATCGGCGTGGCGGCCTTCCCGGTCGTCATCGCGACCGGAGCCGCGATGCTGGCCGGGGCGCGGCTGGCCCGGTGGTACTGGGCCGGCCTGCAGGCGGGCGTCACCGCGGCGATGGTCTTCGTCGCCTGGCTCGTCTTCCAGAGCCTGTACCGCATCGGCGCGCTGTGTCCCTACTGCATGGTGGTGTGGGCGGTGGTCATCCCGCTGTTCTGGTACGTCACGGCGCGCAACGCGGCCGCCGGCGTCCTCGGGTCGCCGCCGGGCGGGCGGCTGGCGACCGGGCTGCTGGACTGGCGGGCCCCGCTCGTGTTCGGCACGTTCCTGCTCGTCGTGCTGCTGGTCCTCGAGCGGTTCTGGACCTACTGGTCCACGCTGCTCTGA
- the chrA gene encoding chromate efflux transporter, with product MPEPLPVTHDVVPLREAARTWFAISLQTFGGPAGQIAVMQRTLVEEKRWIGQQRFLFALSYCTLLPGPEAQQFATYVGWLLNGVRGALVAGTLFILPGVVALLVLSGVYVAYGETTLVESLFLGLAPAVIAIVVQAVVRVGRKGLGHPALVGLAALSFLALTFFDVPFPAVVLAAAVAGWVLGRRIPGFTRPPAAAAVDGPPPLVSDDALHTERPSTRRVAIVLVVGLVVWFAPVVLVAAMFGRSSIFVDQGVFFSGAALVTFGGAYAVLAYVAQQAVEVYGWLAPGEMVRGLALAETTPGPLIMVVQFVAFVGAYRAPGDLDPWVAAVLAAGLTTWVTFVPCFLFILLGAPYVERLRGNRDLAAALAGITAAVVGVIANLALFFALHTLFGQTRHLVAGPLDAEYPVLSSVDWAALAITGLGAALVFWRGWSVLRTLGACALAGVVVGLALAA from the coding sequence ATGCCCGAGCCGCTGCCCGTCACGCACGACGTCGTCCCGCTCCGTGAGGCGGCGAGGACGTGGTTCGCGATCTCGCTGCAGACCTTCGGCGGCCCGGCGGGGCAGATCGCCGTCATGCAGCGCACGCTGGTGGAGGAGAAGCGCTGGATCGGCCAGCAGCGGTTCCTCTTCGCCCTGTCCTACTGCACGCTCCTGCCCGGGCCGGAGGCGCAGCAGTTCGCGACGTACGTCGGCTGGCTGCTCAACGGCGTCAGGGGCGCCCTCGTCGCGGGGACACTGTTCATCCTTCCCGGTGTGGTGGCCCTGCTCGTCCTCTCGGGCGTGTACGTCGCCTACGGCGAGACGACCCTCGTGGAGTCGCTCTTCCTGGGCCTGGCCCCGGCCGTCATCGCGATCGTCGTCCAGGCGGTCGTACGGGTGGGCCGCAAGGGGCTGGGCCACCCGGCGCTGGTCGGGCTCGCCGCCCTGTCGTTCCTCGCCCTGACCTTCTTCGACGTGCCGTTCCCGGCGGTGGTGCTGGCAGCGGCGGTCGCGGGCTGGGTGCTCGGGCGGCGCATCCCGGGGTTCACCCGGCCGCCGGCCGCGGCTGCCGTCGACGGCCCGCCCCCGCTGGTCAGTGACGACGCGCTGCACACGGAACGGCCGTCGACCAGGCGTGTCGCGATCGTCCTCGTCGTCGGCCTGGTCGTGTGGTTCGCGCCGGTCGTGCTCGTCGCCGCGATGTTCGGCCGCTCGAGCATCTTCGTCGACCAGGGCGTCTTCTTCTCGGGAGCCGCCCTGGTCACCTTCGGCGGCGCGTACGCCGTCCTCGCCTACGTGGCCCAGCAGGCGGTCGAGGTGTACGGCTGGCTGGCACCGGGCGAGATGGTGCGCGGGCTCGCGCTGGCCGAGACCACGCCCGGACCACTCATCATGGTCGTGCAGTTCGTCGCGTTCGTCGGCGCGTACCGCGCTCCCGGCGATCTCGATCCGTGGGTGGCCGCCGTGCTCGCCGCGGGCCTGACGACGTGGGTGACGTTCGTGCCCTGCTTCCTGTTCATCCTCCTCGGCGCTCCCTACGTCGAGCGCCTGCGCGGCAACCGCGACCTGGCCGCAGCGCTGGCCGGGATCACAGCCGCAGTGGTCGGCGTGATCGCGAACCTGGCGCTCTTCTTCGCCCTCCACACGCTCTTCGGCCAGACCCGGCACCTCGTGGCCGGACCGCTCGACGCCGAGTACCCCGTGCTCTCCTCGGTCGACTGGGCCGCGCTGGCGATCACCGGCCTCGGCGCGGCACTGGTCTTCTGGCGCGGCTGGTCGGTCCTGCGCACGCTGGGTGCCTGCGCTCTGGCCGGGGTCGTGGTCGGGCTGGCGCTGGCGGCCTGA
- a CDS encoding aldo/keto reductase family protein: MEFRYLGNSGLKISEITYGNWLTHGSQVENDVATQCVRAALDEGISTFDTADVYANTAAETVLGEALKGERRESLEIFTKVYWPTGPKGKNDTGLSRKHIMESINGSLERLQTDYVDLYQAHRYDVETPLEETMQAFADIVRQGKALYIGVSEWTADQIRAGVELSKELGFQLISSQPQYSMLWRVIEDEVVPTSAELGVSQIVWSPIAQGVLTGKYKPGQAPPEGSRATDTKGGADMISRFMRDEVLSAVQDLEPIAKDCDLTMAQLAIAWVLQNDNVAAALVGASRPEQVADNVKAAGVRLDVDVMKRIDEALGDVVVRDPAKTAEGMPKTRVV, from the coding sequence ATGGAATTCCGATACCTCGGCAACAGCGGACTGAAGATCTCCGAGATCACCTACGGCAACTGGCTCACCCACGGCTCCCAGGTCGAGAACGACGTCGCCACGCAGTGCGTGCGGGCCGCGCTCGACGAGGGCATCTCGACCTTCGACACCGCGGACGTCTACGCCAACACCGCCGCCGAGACCGTCCTCGGCGAGGCGCTGAAGGGCGAGCGCCGCGAGTCGCTGGAGATCTTCACGAAGGTCTACTGGCCGACCGGACCCAAGGGCAAGAACGACACCGGCCTGTCCCGCAAGCACATCATGGAGTCGATCAACGGCTCGCTGGAGCGGCTGCAGACCGACTACGTCGACCTCTACCAGGCCCACCGCTACGACGTGGAGACGCCGCTCGAGGAGACGATGCAGGCCTTCGCCGACATCGTGCGCCAGGGCAAGGCGCTCTACATCGGCGTCAGCGAGTGGACCGCCGACCAGATCCGCGCCGGCGTGGAGCTCTCGAAGGAGCTCGGCTTCCAGCTGATCTCCAGCCAGCCCCAGTACTCCATGCTCTGGCGCGTCATCGAGGACGAGGTCGTGCCGACGTCGGCCGAGCTCGGTGTCTCGCAGATCGTGTGGAGCCCGATCGCGCAGGGCGTGCTCACCGGCAAGTACAAGCCCGGCCAGGCCCCGCCCGAGGGCTCGCGCGCGACCGACACCAAGGGCGGCGCCGACATGATCTCGCGCTTCATGCGCGACGAGGTTCTCTCCGCCGTCCAGGACCTCGAGCCGATCGCGAAGGACTGCGACCTCACGATGGCGCAGCTCGCCATCGCGTGGGTCCTGCAGAACGACAACGTCGCCGCCGCCCTCGTCGGCGCCTCGCGCCCCGAGCAGGTCGCCGACAACGTCAAGGCGGCCGGCGTGAGGCTCGACGTCGACGTCATGAAGCGCATCGACGAGGCGCTCGGCGACGTCGTGGTGCGCGACCCGGCCAAGACCGCGGAGGGCATGCCGAAGACCCGCGTCGTCTGA
- a CDS encoding Pr6Pr family membrane protein: protein MTPARARTAHLVVAAVAWFALVFQLVLVVTGEAVLVEEDPPGLAARTYRYFAYFTIQSNLLVAVTSTVLARDPEADRPWWRVARIAALVGITVTGVVHFFLLRPLLDLDGAGWAADKLLHIVVPVLAVAAWAAAGPRPRTSRRESAYALVWPLAWTAWTLAVGQLDGWVPYPFLDPSEEGWGQVAVACVGITVLFLAVLALHGWLDRRLRPAPR from the coding sequence ATGACTCCCGCGCGCGCCCGCACGGCGCACCTGGTCGTGGCCGCCGTGGCGTGGTTCGCGCTGGTGTTCCAGCTGGTTCTCGTCGTCACGGGCGAGGCGGTCCTGGTCGAGGAGGACCCGCCCGGGCTGGCGGCCAGGACCTACCGCTACTTCGCCTACTTCACGATCCAGAGCAACCTCCTGGTCGCCGTCACCTCGACGGTGCTCGCCCGCGACCCCGAGGCGGACCGGCCGTGGTGGCGCGTGGCGCGCATCGCCGCCCTCGTCGGGATCACGGTCACCGGGGTCGTGCACTTCTTCCTGCTGCGTCCCCTCCTGGACCTCGACGGCGCCGGCTGGGCCGCCGACAAGCTCCTCCACATCGTGGTGCCCGTCCTCGCGGTCGCGGCCTGGGCGGCCGCCGGACCGCGTCCGCGGACCTCGCGGCGGGAGTCGGCGTACGCCCTCGTCTGGCCGCTCGCGTGGACGGCCTGGACGCTGGCCGTCGGGCAGCTCGACGGCTGGGTGCCGTACCCGTTCCTCGACCCCTCTGAGGAGGGCTGGGGCCAGGTGGCGGTCGCCTGCGTGGGGATCACGGTGCTGTTCCTCGCCGTCCTCGCGCTCCACGGCTGGCTCGACCGGAGGCTGCGCCCGGCCCCTCGCTAG
- a CDS encoding biotin/lipoyl-binding carrier protein, whose translation MARTSSVEIVSELVANVLTIEVAEGDRVEAGDTVVLLESMKMEIPVLAERGGTVTAIKVTAGDVVQDGDVLVVLD comes from the coding sequence ATGGCCCGCACCTCGTCCGTCGAGATCGTCTCCGAGCTGGTCGCCAACGTGCTGACCATCGAGGTCGCCGAGGGCGACCGCGTCGAGGCCGGCGACACGGTCGTGCTGCTGGAGTCGATGAAGATGGAGATCCCGGTGCTCGCCGAGCGCGGCGGCACCGTCACCGCGATCAAGGTGACCGCCGGCGACGTCGTGCAGGACGGCGACGTCCTCGTCGTCCTGGACTGA
- a CDS encoding MFS transporter yields the protein MEKRLLADTRPLANPHFKRLWRANIVTVIGAQLTVVAVPAQIYSMTGSSAYVGLTGVFGLVPLVVFGLWGGALADVFDRRTLLLITTAGLIATSAGFWLQAALGAEDVWLLLSLFAVQQAFFAVNQPTRSALLPRIIDKELLPAANSLNMTVMQAGGIAGPLVGGALIPLIGFSWLYLLDTITLFATLGAVVRLPPLPVIGATVTPGIRAVVDGFRYLRTQPVLMMSFVVDLIAMVFGMPRALFPEMADVDFGGPSEGGLAFALLFAAIPAGAVVGGVLSGWVSRVERQGLAVIVCILVWGLAMVGFGVAAMLAPFAPALLLVVAVLMLAVGGAADMASAAFRTSMLQAAADDAVRGRLQGIFIVVVAGGPRVADVAHGAAAAATGAAVTAAGGGVLVVVLTVVAALAVPAFVRYRVTRVA from the coding sequence GTGGAGAAGCGGCTGCTGGCGGACACCCGTCCGCTCGCCAACCCGCACTTCAAGCGCCTCTGGCGGGCCAACATCGTCACGGTGATCGGCGCCCAGCTGACCGTCGTGGCCGTGCCCGCCCAGATCTATTCGATGACCGGCTCCTCGGCGTACGTCGGGCTCACCGGTGTCTTCGGGCTCGTCCCGCTCGTGGTCTTCGGTCTCTGGGGCGGCGCGCTCGCCGACGTCTTCGACAGGCGCACCCTGCTGCTCATCACCACTGCCGGCCTGATCGCCACCAGCGCCGGGTTCTGGCTCCAGGCGGCGCTCGGCGCCGAGGACGTGTGGCTGCTGCTGTCCCTCTTCGCGGTGCAGCAGGCGTTCTTCGCGGTCAACCAGCCGACGCGCTCCGCCCTCCTGCCACGGATCATCGACAAGGAGCTGCTGCCGGCGGCCAACTCCCTCAACATGACCGTCATGCAGGCCGGCGGCATCGCCGGACCCCTCGTCGGCGGCGCGCTGATCCCGCTGATCGGGTTCTCCTGGCTCTACCTGCTGGACACGATCACCCTCTTCGCGACCCTCGGCGCCGTCGTACGCCTGCCGCCCCTGCCCGTCATCGGCGCGACCGTGACGCCGGGGATCCGCGCAGTGGTCGACGGCTTCCGCTACCTGCGCACCCAGCCGGTGCTGATGATGTCGTTCGTCGTCGACCTCATCGCGATGGTCTTCGGGATGCCGCGAGCGCTGTTCCCCGAGATGGCGGACGTCGACTTCGGCGGTCCGAGCGAGGGCGGTCTGGCCTTCGCGCTGCTCTTCGCCGCGATCCCGGCCGGGGCCGTCGTCGGCGGGGTGCTCTCCGGGTGGGTGTCGCGGGTCGAGCGCCAGGGTCTCGCGGTGATCGTGTGCATCCTCGTGTGGGGCCTGGCGATGGTCGGCTTCGGCGTCGCCGCGATGCTCGCCCCCTTCGCACCTGCGCTCCTCCTGGTCGTCGCCGTGCTGATGCTCGCTGTCGGCGGTGCCGCCGACATGGCCTCGGCTGCCTTCCGTACGTCCATGCTGCAGGCCGCTGCCGACGATGCCGTCCGCGGCCGGCTCCAGGGCATCTTCATCGTGGTCGTCGCCGGCGGGCCGCGCGTCGCGGACGTCGCGCACGGTGCCGCCGCGGCCGCCACCGGAGCAGCGGTCACCGCGGCCGGGGGCGGCGTGCTGGTCGTGGTCCTCACGGTCGTCGCGGCGCTCGCCGTGCCGGCCTTCGTGCGCTACCGGGTGACGCGGGTCGCCTGA